The DNA window ATTTTACTTAAACATGCAAAAGTGCTTTATAACCCTTGAGTCAGTTTGCATATTGCTGCTCactattgttgttattgttcagCTCCTAAAGCATCCCTGCACAGGATACTAGGACCACAGCAGTCATATGTAAACAGGTTGAACAGCTGCGTAACCTGAGTCACTGCCAGCCTCAGGTATGTCTAGTTGGATCATCTGACGTGTCTATGTCGTAATTACTACCTAGCCATCTGAACCCGAGGTGCAATTTGTGAGTCTCTGTGGACAGTCAATGGAAAGAAAGCAGGCAATTTTTTAGTCATGTGGAAACCAgtggaggaaaaacaaagaggtTTGGACTCTAGAGGGAACAAGTGTCCACCCAAGTCAGCTGATTTGCATACAAGTCCTGCCAAAGTAAATAAACCTCTTGCTTGCAACACTGGTATTCACTGAGGACCTTAAGTCTGTGTTATTTCAAGAATTTCTTTTGCGGCTTAAGTTTAGATGAGGTTGGCGTGGGTAACATTAGGTTTAGAAGATTTGTGTGAAGAGGGGTTTGCAAACAGCACTGAAAATGTGCGTAGGCTACTCACAACCCATTTGTACATTCGAGTCTTGTCAAGAAGTTAATTAACTTTAAATGTAACTACTTCAAATAGGCTACACTAAAATCAAGAAACATAAAGACACTCACCCCTTTTCCAAGTCTTTTCTTGATTTCATACTTCAGAGAAATGTGTTCCTCCACCTCTGATACGTTCGTTGATTCGTACGTTTtgctcattttgtttaaaagcagTTGTTTTGAGTCCTTATGAGGAAATAAGTAACCTACCACATTCTCTGGTTATCTCTGAGCGAGATGAATGGTCTTGTATTTCCCGGAAAACAAGCGTAAAAGCATTTAGATAAAAGCAGCAGCGTGTAATAGAATGGTAATTTCCACACgcaacagaaaaaaattaattatgTCAGCTTGTCTGGCAACCCACATGAGACCATGTCCACCTTTAGGCTACTTAGGCGCCGCGTTGCTTCCTGTTCTGTCAGTCGACAAGCAGCATATTAACTCAATGTAATGatcaaaaatgctttaaaattagtctgctaaacaaataaaatcatattaTTTCCCAAGGTGATAGTAAATTCACGCTGTTGCCCTGCTGCAATTTGTTTGGACACCTTCTCCCACTGTACTGCAAAGAGACCAAAAGCCGAACGCTTTTGTCAATACTTGTCGTCCTGGTAACGCAAACTCCACTGCCCGCTTCTTAAAGGAGCCGCAGCATAATAAACTGTCTTCCTATCACCGATGTGTCAAGGAGATATGATGTAGACGAGATAAGAGGCACACATGGCAAGCTGCTCAAACGTTTTGAGGCTGGACATAATATACATTACCAGGGAGCCCCTTAATTCctccaaaaagtaaaaaaaaatatttatgttgtgCACACCTTCTTATCACCTCATAGCACAAGTCATCATAGCTGAAATGGTTATAATTTTAGTTTCAGTATcccaaataaaaatcaaaccagGTTAATCTGCACATGGTTCGCTTGGCAGCTGCTATTACAAGCACACAATTCAtcagacatttttaaaccatgacagaacaaaacacacattcatataaaatgcagctcaataaataaaattatggtcaagtatccctttaaaattGACATGTCTAACTATTTTTCACTTGCTCCATTTTTCGCAAACATCAAATGTCAGAAGCTAAACAGTTTAAgacaatgtaataaaaaaaaaagacaaataatttGGAGGTagtttttcatctttaattCTAAAAGGTGTTACATGccattatttaaaaatcaaaactaTTATATACAATGATAAACTTCAATAAATATGTTCTCCCTAATGTTGTTTGAGGGTTGAAAACATATTTAGAAAGCAAAAATATGTTGGGGTGTGTCCACCTCGCTTCTGCCCACTTAAAGTGGCCAAACCCTCACCTATAAAGGAAATATGGATTTTACAAGTTAACAGAAACAGTAGAGAAGATTTACATAAATAACTCTTTCCTCCAAATGTGTAATAGCTCATTTAGAGTGCAGTCTAATCAActttaaatggaaataaattTTTAGCTGCTTTTTCCCCATTATCCAAAAACCTAGATTATTTTTCTCTATTAAGAAAAACTATTGTACACTAACTTAACTGATCGGAAAAAACATGGTGTGTAGAGCAAAAACTGCTAAACTGATTTTATGTAGCAAGTTGTGGATTGAATATGGGTacctaaaagaaaaatatacatattacatttttcaacaatACAAAGGCTTTGGCTGTTCAGACTTTGCCCAATGTAAATGTACGATGCTTCTCTTTTGGTGCTCTGCAAAACTGAAGTATAAAATTAGACCTTTTTGTTGATATTACAGTACAAAGTTAGAAGTAAACAGTTTTTTCAAGAGCAGAATAAACAGCCAATATTACTGGATTGATCCCACAGGTTTGGCTAGAAAAGGGGCTAATGGAGAATCTCACAGCACTGACGGAGTCTGGCGGACTATGCTGAAGGGAGCATGATGTACCAAACACAGTAGATTAATAGAAGGAGGGGACGTTTGAGTAGTACATTAATACAGAACAGAGGAACTCTGGAAGGGAAGATATGAGGCAGAGAACTTTCTCAGAAAACCATgaggaaaaaagaagagtgttttttttttttaaacttaagaGATATTAGAGTCACAATTTCAGACAAAAAGTATCGCTGATGGATCGATGCTTTAGGAGGAGTGCAGGAAGCGGTTGAAGGCATTGTAGGCCGACTCCAGGTCAAACAGCATTTGGCGCACCTGATTATCATCCAACTCGTCTGAGGCCGACATGCTGCTGAGGGTCGTCAACCTGACAAGAAACAAGAAAGAGCAAGGTAGATGATAGATTTAACCAAACTGTAATGACTGGTATAAGTTAAACAAGACTGAGAATCAGGGTAAAAACTAAATCGAAGAAGAGTTTCATTTACGTAGGCAGTGAAGGGGGTGTCAAGTTACAcgttttgatttttaataattatatacAGAAAGCAAAGCAATGTGGATAATCAAAACTGTTCTTGTGGGGCCTATGACTAAGAGTAATGCAAtggtgcaacattttacatcaTTATAATCATGTTGTTAGTTTTAACAGTATGTTGGATTGATATGAACAAATGATGTAAGAGGGAGGACACACTTGACTTTTGGTTTGACCACAATACTTCACATAGGTGCTGAGAAACAATGAATGTAGACATATAGCTTAATTTATTCTGACAAGGCAATATCACAATATTCTGTGTGAATCCACTTAGTTCTGAACAAATGTGTCAGCCCTCCAGTTCTACTGTTAAAGTATCTCGTAGTATCTGTATACTGTATCTGGAAAAGTCTTTTTGCCCTCAGCCATGTTTATCCTGAAggttttgaaaacattttaatgcacTTTTATTTGTAGATGAGAGATACGTGTTCGGTCACTAccgttaacaaaaaaaaactgaagttacAAAACAAGAATGTAAAACACTTGTTATTAActgacacaaaaaagaaaaaggaaactaaTAAACTAACTGGAGTAGAATACAACTCTATAGAAAATGTACTTAGTTTTCATCTTTGACAATATCACACAGCCTGACACGTCTTTGTAACTTCTTTGAGGCAGTACAGTGTCataacctttgtttttgtttatgttaagCTTATACCCTCAAAGTTTGAATCAACAATGTCATTCAAATGATTCTACGGGCTCCTCCAAGTAAATCAACAAGTCATCAACAAATAGTGACAACTTCTGCTGCTTTTAACAACTTCACTctgtccagtgtttcccctaggtttaaagcgttggggggggggggggctcgtaTTGTACCCCCCTAACACAGATTTAGTTTCAAGcccaaactgagaaaatcccAATTTTGCCATGCATCACTAACTTCTCATTGAGTAGTAGACATTCCAAAGTATTAGAATGATGAATAGGCATTGTTGGGTACTAATGAATTTATAgtcataatatatatttttttaattatatctGTTCAACCTGCAAGGAGGCTTTTACATGAACAAGAAGTAGTCACATGACACACTTACAAGAGCAGAAATCCGGAAGAATTACCTCTCAATTTCCCTTCacagaatatttaaataaaaaatcccttgccaaattaattaaatctaaaaataagaaagaagtCCCATGTAAGATTTCACTTAAACTACTGATATGTACAGATCAATAGTTTAAACCAGCTTATTATTGGATCATTCTGGTCCAATAATATATGTGTATCCCTGTGACTATAGCAGTATTACACATCCTCCACTAATCTGGTTCGAGCTGTTAAACATAAGCACAGGGTGGCAAAGTGTCACTTACCAGAGGCTGACTTTGTCCTTAGCCTCAGAATCTGGAGGCATGTTGCTCATTCTGTTCATAGTTTCCATCAGTTCCCTCAGGTCTGGCTGAATCTGAACCAACAAAAGAATCTGTTAAGAAATGATTCTAACTGTGTTACGTATCTATGTTTTCAAACCCTTTTTATTTACCTCATCCATGGCCCTGATCTCCAATCTCAGCTTGTCCATCACAGTGATGAAAAGCTGAAAGTTAGAGAAGGTAAAGAAAATTAGAAACAAGGATTTGCTCAAGAGTTTCCCAAGTTCCACATTCAATACAAACAAATGTGATTGTATTATACCACCAGTACTGTATGATACAGTGCAGTAGAGTACAGTACAGGAAACACAGTCTTTGCTTCTTTGGCTTTGTCCACATTTACTTTGTCTGATATTAAGAGATGAGATATATGTtggcagtggatagagctggcaACAGCAATTCACTCTCCTCAATGACAGAATAGAGGATGAGCCAAATTAAGTCAAACCACTTCTGCTACCTATGCCTGAACTGATCTcactaaatcatttttaaaaaatagcaACTTTTACTTTCATTCTGGCAAACAGTTTAATATGATGGAGGGGATGTAGAACGTACAGAAACTATATCTGCAATGCAGCGATTCAGGTTTCCCTTGTCATCCTTGATGGTGATTGGCCGGTCCTCCTTAATCCTTTCCATGGCTAGTGGGCAGTCGAGCTAGAATAAAACAACAAGAGTAACAGGTTGACTGGGATGAAACACCCTTCAAATCCATTCTCCATGACAGTCTTTAACGCATATCCCTTTACCATTCTAACATTGTGATTTAAAAGATACTGTTGGATGCACTGTAAGAAAAAGCATCCCGCTCAAGGTGTAACATCCCAGCGCATCCCAGAGCTTCTTCTAATGACACTGTAGGCCATACAGGCAGATACAGTGGACAGCAGCAGGTTTAGGTTAAAGACAGGATCACAATTCAATTCTGTCTTCAGCATGCAATAAGCACCATGTGGGATGTGTGATGGCTCCATGTGTTGAAAAACAGAGAACCACACCTCTACGAGATGTGTTAATGATCTCTGCCTTGTGGTTTTCTCAGCAGATTTGAGCTCTAATCATCAATCCTGTAATACAATCTGATGAAAACAAGAACTCACTCTGTACTTCCTACAGAAATCATCGATGGAGCCAACATCAGAGCCCTGCACTTGTTTAAAAGCAGCCTTATACTGCACCAACAGTCGGGAACAGGAAGCAGTGTATCTGAAACAGACCAAATCTGCAGATTAATTCAAGTCACATGTGAGACTTTGTGAGTCTTCTAGAAACAAAATACAAAGCATGACTCACTCATTAGGTGTGACACAGTCTTTGATGTAAGCCTTCTCAAGAGCCTGAAGGGTCTTCACCACAGCAAATAACTCGGCCATGTTGTCATACCTTCAGAAAAGGGGTTAAAAATAAGGTATTTGAACTTGGGCAACATAATGAATCCAAGGGTACTGCATGTGTATATTGGTTTGTTAATGCTATTATATATCTCActtacttctctctttctcttgcatTTTTGTATAATTTCACTTCCTGGAAGAACAAAATTATTTTTCAGAGCATTTCTGGTTTTATCTTTGGTATTAGTACAGTTCTTTAAGAATAAATTTCAGGTATAGCAGCAATAAAAATGGACAGTTTCAGTGTCTTCCGAGATACTTTAAGTGAAAAGGTCATATTTTCAAAAGCCatgaaaaagttacatttacCTCATATAATTCAGGTTTATTCACTGGAGCtgcgtaaaaaaaacaaaaaactttgagTGATATTATCCACACGTGTGAAAATAATGTTGACTGAAAATTTTGAAATTACCAATAGACTTtgtaattatttgaatgtcatacctcctcccccacctcctgTGACTGGTATCCCGTGAAACATTGTGTTGATAAATCAGAGCTTGATCTGAAACAAATGAACATCACAGCTTTTCAGGCAACTAATAACttccccaaaaaataaatcagtgtaaatcagtgtgatgaaagatacaacagaaaactcaaagtacctctgattttttttgaaattttcaaaatccaaaacaaaaaacgccaaccagaatttacatttttagacacttcaaatccattattacccctttaccttttgtgaagattatttccttttttaatatagatggaaatggaaataacaggagcaaaatgtacCTTGTCTTTCTGAACACTATCATTTATTTCACAACTCATGGCTACCAGATTAAGTCCCTcttcttttttgtgttctttaCCAGACACTGGTTTATCAAGTGCGATGCCAATCCTAATCTAATaataaaaggaacaaaaaataaaaacgcttTTACACacttcatcatccatcaggaaatTTGCGCTTACTTTTcaatgaaaatgtcaaatgtgtaacaaatgtttatccttttttattttgaattgagATGCATCGGgattcacttgtttttttcacctTGCTTGAACAATATTCAGATGGAAACCCAGACAGCTGTGTAGAGCTATGATCAATATTAAACCTAAATGAGTTTTGTTGGTTAACAACCTTTCCCAATGTTTTTAATCAAGTTGCATGTATTAAACAAGAATGTATTAAAAATAAGTATGAGCATTGTTTTTCAGCTTTAGGGACGTCAGACTGCTGCTCGTTATTCTTAAATAAGACTGAACTCCACAGATTTCTAGATTTGCATCAAGAATCCGACTTGTTCGCTGTTTACCTTGTGAAGTAGGCTACATGATTGGCTCGTACATTAGTTTTAGAAACAAGTATTTAGAGGATATTTTTCTCAAGATGTTGCTTCACTTAACATTAACATCAAGTCGAAGACATAGAAGATTCATTGCGAAAAGCAGGACAATACTTCTGCTGAAGATAGTCGCCCTAAAGACCTCAAGATTCTTGTTTTGTCGAACTAGCTGGCCCGAAGTTAGCCGCCGAAGCTAGCTCGTAAGCATTTCCTTTATTAAATATTACAACTGGTTGTTTGTCAATATTCAAACTTGGATCGATTACCATTACTGCGGTCAAAAATGAATGTGTGCGAATTGTCCATAGTATCTCGTTTAAAGAGTTTTAACGACGAAATTAAAAGACACTTCACTCACCCTTTCAGGAAACAGCTGTGACGTCAATGTAAACACACCCTCATGCGAGGACCAGGGGTCGTCACGTATTAGGTATCCTTTGTGCCTCatcgaaaaaatataaaatgtttccttgttgttgttgttgttgtttttaaatgagtaaTTAATCTGGTATGACTGTGTCTTAAATCTTAAACTAGCTGTTTCcgtaaattatttaatttatattttaacacAGATTTTTACGCAGTCAATCGTCGGTGGCAGCCCACCGTTGAGGCGCCAGACTGAAACTAACAGAAACGAGAGCGATTTTCTGAacaagacatttttgttttgatatctttatttaaagttttgcaGATAATTTCTTCTGTCTGCATTATGAAGACCTCCAAGGCAGCACGGAAGACCCCTGTTCAAGAGGAATGTGGCGTTTGGCTGGACACTGTACAGCTGAAAGGAAAAGCTAAACAGGTGATTATTGAAATTatctttaaattcagactaaatGGTATTTTCAGTAGCGTCTTACTAATCGCCCTGATCATGTTTTATTCTGCACATCCTTATTTCAGAAAGGACTCGCCCGTCCCATTTCTAAACTGCTGAATCCTTTTACTGGAGGTGGAGGATACAATGTGGCTGTGGCACTCAACTTCACTCAGACCAAACTGGATATGCCAAAGACCAAACAGACCTCTATATCAACCTTCTTCACACCTCAACACAGAGGTAATTTAAAAATCTCCACTGcttcatatttttctctctcaatAAGTTAGCCAAAGTCAAACCCTGTCCCTCCTGTACCTTCCTGCCTAAAGAAGACTCTGATGTCATTACCTTTGTCTCACTTGT is part of the Labrus mixtus chromosome 16, fLabMix1.1, whole genome shotgun sequence genome and encodes:
- the vps28 gene encoding vacuolar protein sorting-associated protein 28 homolog; the protein is MFHGIPVTGGGGGAPVNKPELYEEVKLYKNAREREKYDNMAELFAVVKTLQALEKAYIKDCVTPNEYTASCSRLLVQYKAAFKQVQGSDVGSIDDFCRKYRLDCPLAMERIKEDRPITIKDDKGNLNRCIADIVSLFITVMDKLRLEIRAMDEIQPDLRELMETMNRMSNMPPDSEAKDKVSLWLTTLSSMSASDELDDNQVRQMLFDLESAYNAFNRFLHSS